In Vicugna pacos chromosome 1, VicPac4, whole genome shotgun sequence, a single window of DNA contains:
- the HTR3C gene encoding 5-hydroxytryptamine receptor 3C, whose protein sequence is MEGGWPSRGGFLLCLTVSLLLQGTGDTFTINCSGFDQHGVDPATFQAVFDRKAFRPVTNLSLPTHVNISFTLSAILKVDIHRQLLTSFLWITMTWDNPFISWNPEECVGSHKVTVLAENLWLPDIFITESMDVDGAPSGLIAYVSSGGQIQYDRPVKVTSICNLDIFYFPFDQQNCTLTFRSFLYTVDSMLLGMAQELWMITDVSRNIIQTQGEWELLDIKKATPKMLVGRSLYDQIMFYVAIRRRPRLYVINLLVPSSFLMAIDTLSFFLPAESENRAPFKITLLLGYNVFLLMMNDLLPASGTPLISVYFALCLSLMVVSLLETILITYLLHLATTQPPPMPHWLHSLLLRCTSPRKCCPAAPQKGNTSLGLSPAHLPGVKEPVELVGKVPGPKEAELNGCPGSTRAQQEDKAQKQHLVSLWVQFSRVMDTLLFCLYLLFMATSITTVIILWNT, encoded by the exons ATGGAAGGGGGGTGGCCCTCTAGGGGGGGATTTCTCCTCTGCCTCACTGTCAGCCTTCTGCTTCAAG GAACAGGAGACACTTTCACCATCAACTGCTCAGGCTTTGACCAGCATGGGGTGGATCCTGCCACCTTCCAAGCAGTGTTTGACAGAAAGGCTTTCCGTCCAGTCACCAACCTCAGCCTCCCGACTCATGTCAACATCTCCTTCACCCTGTCTGCCATCCTGAAAGTG GACATACACCGCCAGCTTCTGACATCATTCCTGTGGATTACTATG ACATGGGACAATCCTTTCATCAGCTGGAACCCAGAAGAGTGTGTTGGCAGCCATAAGGTCACCGTGTTAGCTGAGAACCTGTGGCTCCCAGACATCTTCATCACGGAATC CATGGATGTGGATGGGGCACCTTCAGGTCTCATCGCATACGTCAGCAGCGGAGGTCAAATACAGTATGACAGGCCCGTGAAGGTGACCAGCATCTGTAACCTGGACATCTTCTACTTCCCTTTTGACCAACAGAATTGCACGCTCACCTTCAGGTCCTTCCTCTACACAG TGGACAGCATGCTCCTGGGCATGGCCCAGGAACTGTGGATGATAACAGACGTGTCTCGTAACATCATTCAGACCCAGGGGGAGTGGGAGCTCCTGGACATCAAAAAGGCTACCCCCAAGATGTTGGTGGGCAGAAGTCTATATGACCAGATCATGTTCTAT gtGGCCATCAGGCGCAGGCCCAGACTCTACGTCATCAACCTTCTGGTGCCCAGTAGTTTTCTGATGGCCATCGACACCCTCAGCTTCTTCCTGCCAGCAGAAAGCGAGAACCGTGCCCCATTCAAGATAACCCTCCTGCTGGGCTACAACGTCTTCCTGCTCATGATGAACGACTTACTCCCAGCCAGTGGCACCCCACTCATCA GTGTCTACTTTGCCCTGTGTCTGTCGCTGATGGTGGTCAGCCTGCTGGAGACCATCCTCATCACCTACCTGCTGCACCTGGCCaccacccagcccccacccatgCCTCACTGGCTCCATTCCCTGCTTCTGCGCTGCACCAGCCCAAGGAAGTGCTGCCCTGCTGCGCCCCAGAAGGGAAACACCAGCCTGGGCCTCAGCCCCGCCCACCTGCCTG GTGTGAAGGAGCCCGTGGAGTTGGTGGGGAAGGTGCCAGGTCCGAAAGAGGCAGAGTTAAATGGGTGCCCTGGGTCAACGAGGGCCCAGCAGGAAGACAAGGCTCAGAAGCAGCACTTGGTCAGCCTGTGGGTGCAGTTCAGCCGCGTGATGGACACCCTGCTTTTCTGCCTCTACCTGCTCTTCATGGCCACCTCCATCACTACCGTCATCATCCTCTGGAACACCTAG